From Diadema setosum chromosome 5, eeDiaSeto1, whole genome shotgun sequence, the proteins below share one genomic window:
- the LOC140229045 gene encoding uncharacterized protein isoform X1 yields MWKAQVGSNVSVPVTQDEDDDWETDPDFVNDVTEKEQRWGSKSVEGSGRQESLNIHSLREKVKDEDAKLKEKELANAPKASYGYGGKFGVQQDRMDKSAVGHDHMSSLSKHASQADYAKGFGGKYGVQKERIDKSAVGFEYEGKTDKHASQKDYASGFGGKFGVQKESMDKSAVGWDYQAGLSKHDSQKDYATGFGGKHGIQKDRQDASAVGFDYQAKTEKHASQKDYSTGFGGKHGVQKDRQDSSALGFDYQGKTEKHASQKDYAQGFGGRYGVQKDRMDQSALAFDSETKTELHPSQTDMKKGFGGKFGVETDKQDASAGSFDDMRGVSSSYQRTRPQPPAKGGAGSLRNKFEQMAQAGEEESRKRAEEERKRRQEREQREREESKRKEEERQRALAEHHRTLPDEPEDEAREPEPAREPVLPPRQDPSPSREEQSEDQPPQLPPPRGGARQMPSIPKQSQPLPATPDEPNLYEDTSDLTATTNYAEPEDTYADTDAGATYDQPPDDFQQTYEEVDRAPVEDDTTYEDLPPQTEQTEECTYEDVPQSQDGLRAQAIYDYQASADDELTFDPGEIITHVETIDDGWWKGVCRGKEGLFPANYVELI; encoded by the exons ATGTGGAAAGCTCAAGTAGGCTCCAATGTCTCTGTCCCTGTGACCCAGGATGAGGACGATGACTGGGAGACGGATCCAGACTTTGTG AATGATGTCACAGAAAAGGAGCAGAGATGGGGGTCAAAATCAGTGGAGGGATCTGGCCGTCAAGAATCACTCAA TATTCACTCCCTTCGAGAGAAGGTCAAGGACGAGGATGCCAAGCTCAAGGAGAAGGAGTTGGCCAATGCTCCCAAGGCCTCGTACGGCTACGGAGGAAAGTTTGGTGTGCAGCAGGACAGAATGGACAAA TCTGCTGTAGGCCATGATCACATGAGCTCTCTCAGCAAGCATGCGTCACAAGCTGACTACGCCAAGGGATTTGGGGGCAAGTACGGTGTTCAGAAGGAGCGGATTGACAAGTCAGCGGTCGGGTTCGAGTACGAGGGGAAGACCGACAAACATGCCTCGCAGAAAG ACTATGCATCGGGTTTTGGAGGCAAGTTTGGTGTGCAGAAAGAAAGTATGGACAAG AGTGCAGTGGGATGGGACTACCAGGCAGGCCTGTCGAAGCACGACTCACAGAAAG ATTATGCCACCGGTTTCGGTGGTAAGCACGGCATACAGAAGGACAGACAGGATGCGTCGGCCGTGGGCTTTGATTACCAGGCCAAGACAGAAAAGCACGCTTCGCAGAAAG ATTATTCTACCGGGTTCGGAGGGAAGCATGGAGTACAGAAAGACCGGCAGGACTCGTCGGCTCTTGGCTTCGACTACCAGGGCAAGACTGAGAAGCATGCCTCACAGAAAG ACTATGCGCAGGGTTTCGGTGGTCGCTACGGGGTACAGAAGGATCGCATGGACCAGAGCGCCCTTGCATTTGACTCAGAGACCAAGACGGAGCTGCACCCGTCGCAGACAGACATGAAAAAGGGTTTCGGGGGCAAGTTTGGGGTGGAGACGGACAAGCAAGATGCTTCGGCGGGATCATTCGATGATATGCGGGGGGTTTCTTCTTCGTACCAGAGAACAAGACCACAACCACCAG CAAAGGGTGGGGCTGGTAGCCTGAGAAACAAGTTTGAGCAGATGGCACAAGCAGGTGAAGAG GAGAGCCGGAAGAGGGCAGAGGAAGAGAGGAAGAGGCGGCAAGAACGAGAacagagggagagggaggagagTAAGCGAAAGGAGGAG GAGCGACAGAGGGCGCTGGCAGAACATCATCGGACACTTCCAGACGAGCCAGAGGATGAGGCTAGGGAGCCTGAGCCAGCCAGGGAACCTGTGCTCCCGCCCCGCCAAGATCCCTCGCCATCACGGGAGGAGCAGAGTGAAGACCAACCCCCGCAGCTCCCTCCTCCGAGAGGAGGGGCGAGACAGATGCCTTCCATCCCCAAGCAGAGCCAGCCCCTGCCCGCCACGCCCGACGAGCCCAATCTCTACGAGGACACGAGCGACCTGACTGCCACGACCAACTACGCGGAGCCAGAGGACACGTACGCCGACACGGATGCTGGCGCTACCTACGACCAGCCCCCTGACGATTTTCAGCAGACCTATGAAGAAGTTG ATCGTGCTCCAGTGGAGGATGACACCACATACGAGGACCTCCCGCCACAGACGGAACAAACAGAGGAGTGCACGTATGAGGATGTTCCACAGAGCCAGGATGGACTGAGGGCACAGGCTATTTATGACTACCAAGCCA GTGCTGATGAtgaattgacctttgaccccggtGAAATCATCACTCACGTCGAGACG ATCGATGATGGATGGTGGAAAGGGGTGTGCAGGGGCAAGGAGGGACTCTTCCCGGCGAATTACGTGGAACTGATTTAA
- the LOC140229045 gene encoding uncharacterized protein isoform X2 has protein sequence MWKAQVGSNVSVPVTQDEDDDWETDPDFVNDVTEKEQRWGSKSVEGSGRQESLNIHSLREKVKDEDAKLKEKELANAPKASYGYGGKFGVQQDRMDKSAVGHDHMSSLSKHASQADYAKGFGGKYGVQKERIDKSAVGFEYEGKTDKHASQKDYASGFGGKFGVQKESMDKSAVGWDYQAGLSKHDSQKDYSTGFGGKHGVQKDRQDSSALGFDYQGKTEKHASQKDYAQGFGGRYGVQKDRMDQSALAFDSETKTELHPSQTDMKKGFGGKFGVETDKQDASAGSFDDMRGVSSSYQRTRPQPPAKGGAGSLRNKFEQMAQAGEEESRKRAEEERKRRQEREQREREESKRKEEERQRALAEHHRTLPDEPEDEAREPEPAREPVLPPRQDPSPSREEQSEDQPPQLPPPRGGARQMPSIPKQSQPLPATPDEPNLYEDTSDLTATTNYAEPEDTYADTDAGATYDQPPDDFQQTYEEVDRAPVEDDTTYEDLPPQTEQTEECTYEDVPQSQDGLRAQAIYDYQASADDELTFDPGEIITHVETIDDGWWKGVCRGKEGLFPANYVELI, from the exons ATGTGGAAAGCTCAAGTAGGCTCCAATGTCTCTGTCCCTGTGACCCAGGATGAGGACGATGACTGGGAGACGGATCCAGACTTTGTG AATGATGTCACAGAAAAGGAGCAGAGATGGGGGTCAAAATCAGTGGAGGGATCTGGCCGTCAAGAATCACTCAA TATTCACTCCCTTCGAGAGAAGGTCAAGGACGAGGATGCCAAGCTCAAGGAGAAGGAGTTGGCCAATGCTCCCAAGGCCTCGTACGGCTACGGAGGAAAGTTTGGTGTGCAGCAGGACAGAATGGACAAA TCTGCTGTAGGCCATGATCACATGAGCTCTCTCAGCAAGCATGCGTCACAAGCTGACTACGCCAAGGGATTTGGGGGCAAGTACGGTGTTCAGAAGGAGCGGATTGACAAGTCAGCGGTCGGGTTCGAGTACGAGGGGAAGACCGACAAACATGCCTCGCAGAAAG ACTATGCATCGGGTTTTGGAGGCAAGTTTGGTGTGCAGAAAGAAAGTATGGACAAG AGTGCAGTGGGATGGGACTACCAGGCAGGCCTGTCGAAGCACGACTCACAGAAAG ATTATTCTACCGGGTTCGGAGGGAAGCATGGAGTACAGAAAGACCGGCAGGACTCGTCGGCTCTTGGCTTCGACTACCAGGGCAAGACTGAGAAGCATGCCTCACAGAAAG ACTATGCGCAGGGTTTCGGTGGTCGCTACGGGGTACAGAAGGATCGCATGGACCAGAGCGCCCTTGCATTTGACTCAGAGACCAAGACGGAGCTGCACCCGTCGCAGACAGACATGAAAAAGGGTTTCGGGGGCAAGTTTGGGGTGGAGACGGACAAGCAAGATGCTTCGGCGGGATCATTCGATGATATGCGGGGGGTTTCTTCTTCGTACCAGAGAACAAGACCACAACCACCAG CAAAGGGTGGGGCTGGTAGCCTGAGAAACAAGTTTGAGCAGATGGCACAAGCAGGTGAAGAG GAGAGCCGGAAGAGGGCAGAGGAAGAGAGGAAGAGGCGGCAAGAACGAGAacagagggagagggaggagagTAAGCGAAAGGAGGAG GAGCGACAGAGGGCGCTGGCAGAACATCATCGGACACTTCCAGACGAGCCAGAGGATGAGGCTAGGGAGCCTGAGCCAGCCAGGGAACCTGTGCTCCCGCCCCGCCAAGATCCCTCGCCATCACGGGAGGAGCAGAGTGAAGACCAACCCCCGCAGCTCCCTCCTCCGAGAGGAGGGGCGAGACAGATGCCTTCCATCCCCAAGCAGAGCCAGCCCCTGCCCGCCACGCCCGACGAGCCCAATCTCTACGAGGACACGAGCGACCTGACTGCCACGACCAACTACGCGGAGCCAGAGGACACGTACGCCGACACGGATGCTGGCGCTACCTACGACCAGCCCCCTGACGATTTTCAGCAGACCTATGAAGAAGTTG ATCGTGCTCCAGTGGAGGATGACACCACATACGAGGACCTCCCGCCACAGACGGAACAAACAGAGGAGTGCACGTATGAGGATGTTCCACAGAGCCAGGATGGACTGAGGGCACAGGCTATTTATGACTACCAAGCCA GTGCTGATGAtgaattgacctttgaccccggtGAAATCATCACTCACGTCGAGACG ATCGATGATGGATGGTGGAAAGGGGTGTGCAGGGGCAAGGAGGGACTCTTCCCGGCGAATTACGTGGAACTGATTTAA